One part of the Clostridia bacterium genome encodes these proteins:
- the rsmH gene encoding 16S rRNA (cytosine(1402)-N(4))-methyltransferase RsmH, with amino-acid sequence MMFEHKPIMPTQCIDGLNIKEDGIYVDATVGGGGHSRLIGEKLSENGILIGIDRDKEALKAAGEKLEGLKCRVILVHSNYSEIKNVLKDLNIDKVDGVLADLGVSSYQLDNEKRGFSYRFDSPLDMRMNQESGISAKEVINTYSFSDLYRIIRDYGEEKFAKNIANNIVKRREIKPIETTFELVDIINSSMPAKIALKGPHKAKRTFQAIRIEVNEELALLENSVKDFFASLSLGGRLCVITFHSLEDRIVKNVFNDYQRGCICPKDFPVCVCNNKPQGKLITRKPLTADEDEVLYNLRSTSAKLRIIEKVGENEV; translated from the coding sequence ATGATGTTTGAACATAAACCTATAATGCCTACTCAATGTATAGACGGACTTAATATAAAAGAAGACGGAATATATGTAGACGCCACAGTGGGAGGCGGAGGGCATAGCCGCTTAATCGGCGAAAAATTATCTGAAAACGGTATTTTAATCGGTATAGACAGGGATAAAGAAGCATTAAAAGCCGCAGGGGAAAAACTTGAAGGGTTAAAATGCAGGGTAATTCTTGTTCATTCCAATTACAGCGAAATTAAAAATGTATTAAAAGATTTAAATATAGATAAGGTTGACGGAGTTCTTGCAGACCTTGGAGTATCCTCCTATCAACTTGATAATGAAAAACGTGGTTTTTCTTATCGTTTTGATTCCCCTCTTGATATGAGAATGAATCAGGAGTCAGGGATAAGCGCAAAAGAGGTAATAAATACATACAGTTTTTCTGACCTATATAGAATTATAAGAGATTACGGGGAAGAAAAATTTGCTAAAAACATTGCGAATAATATAGTTAAAAGAAGAGAGATAAAACCTATCGAAACAACCTTTGAACTTGTTGATATAATTAACAGTTCAATGCCTGCAAAAATTGCTCTTAAAGGGCCTCATAAAGCAAAGAGAACATTTCAGGCTATAAGAATTGAGGTTAACGAAGAACTTGCTCTTTTGGAAAACTCAGTAAAAGATTTTTTTGCTTCTCTGTCGTTAGGTGGAAGATTATGTGTTATAACCTTTCATTCATTGGAAGACAGAATTGTTAAAAATGTGTTTAACGACTATCAGAGAGGATGTATATGTCCTAAAGATTTTCCTGTATGCGTGTGTAACAATAAACCACAGGGTAAATTGATTACAAGAAAGCCGCTTACAGCAGACGAAGATGAAGTTTTATATAACTTGCGCTCAACAAGTGCAAAATTACGAATAATAGAAAAGGTGGGAGAAAATGAGGTATAA
- the mraZ gene encoding division/cell wall cluster transcriptional repressor MraZ, producing MFYGQNRHAIDPKGRIIFPSKYREELGEYFYITRGLSNCLFVYPENEWKKLEEKLRSLPMSSAGNIQRFFFNNTEKVSCDKQGRVLLASHLKDYAKLKKDIVIAGVSNRLEIWDAEEFDGMNSLDNMNVEEITSQMEILGL from the coding sequence TTGTTTTACGGACAAAATAGACATGCTATTGACCCTAAAGGTCGTATAATATTTCCATCTAAATACAGAGAGGAACTTGGCGAGTATTTTTATATTACCCGTGGGCTTTCTAACTGTCTTTTTGTGTATCCGGAAAACGAATGGAAAAAGTTAGAAGAAAAACTACGCTCACTGCCTATGAGTTCTGCAGGTAACATTCAGAGGTTTTTCTTCAACAATACTGAAAAGGTGTCCTGCGATAAACAGGGAAGAGTGCTTCTTGCCTCTCATCTTAAGGACTATGCAAAGTTAAAGAAAGATATTGTTATTGCAGGTGTAAGTAACCGCCTTGAAATCTGGGATGCCGAAGAGTTTGACGGTATGAACAGTTTAGATAATATGAATGTTGAAGAAATTACTTCTCAGATGGAGATTTTAGGATTATGA
- the gdhA gene encoding NADP-specific glutamate dehydrogenase, with translation MNLKNEYLLGIYDSVAKKNSTEPEFLQAVGEVLESLEPIVNKNPEMEKTGVIDRIVEPERTIIFRVSWVDDNGKVQVNRGYRVQYNSAIGPYKGGIRFHPSVNLSVIKFLGFEQIFKNSLTGLPMGGGKGGSDFDPKGKSDNEIMRFCQSFMTELAKHIGPDTDVPAGDIGVGAREIGFMFGQYKRLQNEFTGVLTGKGLTYGGSLARKEATGYGLCYFTDEMLKAAGKSFEGKTVVVSGSGNVAIYACEKATELGAKVVAMSDSNGYIYDKDGIDLDLVKKIKEVERKRISEYVNYKKDAVYTEGCKGIWTVKCDIALPCATQNELDLEGAKALVANGCFAVSEGANMPSTPEAVQTFLSSGVLFGPAKAANAGGVATSGLEMSQNSQRLSWSFEEVDLKLKGIMKNIFKNTYEASKECGCEGNLVVGANVAGFLKVYEAMKWQGVAY, from the coding sequence ATGAATCTAAAAAATGAATATCTTTTAGGAATTTATGATTCTGTTGCTAAGAAAAACAGCACAGAGCCTGAATTCTTACAGGCAGTTGGAGAAGTTTTAGAATCTTTAGAACCAATTGTTAACAAAAATCCTGAAATGGAAAAAACAGGCGTTATTGATAGAATAGTAGAACCTGAAAGAACAATTATCTTCAGAGTATCCTGGGTTGACGATAATGGAAAAGTTCAGGTTAACAGAGGTTACAGAGTTCAGTACAACTCTGCAATCGGCCCTTACAAAGGAGGAATTCGTTTCCATCCGTCTGTTAACTTAAGCGTTATTAAATTCTTAGGTTTTGAGCAGATATTTAAAAATTCTCTTACAGGTTTACCTATGGGCGGAGGTAAAGGTGGTTCTGACTTTGACCCTAAAGGAAAATCTGACAATGAAATTATGAGATTCTGCCAGAGTTTTATGACTGAACTTGCTAAACACATCGGCCCTGACACAGATGTTCCTGCAGGGGATATCGGAGTTGGAGCAAGAGAAATCGGCTTTATGTTCGGTCAGTATAAAAGACTTCAGAACGAATTTACAGGAGTTCTTACAGGTAAAGGTTTAACTTACGGTGGCTCTCTTGCAAGAAAAGAAGCAACAGGTTACGGTCTATGCTACTTTACAGACGAAATGTTAAAAGCAGCAGGTAAATCTTTTGAAGGTAAAACAGTAGTTGTTTCAGGCTCAGGAAATGTTGCTATTTACGCATGTGAAAAAGCGACAGAACTTGGTGCAAAAGTTGTGGCAATGTCTGACTCTAACGGTTACATATATGATAAAGACGGAATTGATTTAGACCTTGTTAAGAAAATCAAGGAAGTTGAAAGAAAAAGAATTTCTGAATATGTTAACTATAAAAAAGACGCAGTTTATACTGAAGGTTGCAAAGGAATATGGACTGTTAAATGTGATATAGCACTTCCTTGCGCTACTCAGAACGAACTTGATTTAGAAGGTGCAAAAGCACTTGTTGCAAACGGATGCTTTGCAGTTAGTGAAGGTGCAAATATGCCTTCAACTCCAGAAGCAGTTCAGACATTCTTATCAAGCGGCGTATTATTCGGCCCTGCAAAAGCGGCTAACGCCGGTGGTGTTGCAACATCAGGTCTTGAAATGAGCCAGAACTCACAAAGACTTTCTTGGTCATTTGAAGAAGTTGATTTAAAATTAAAAGGTATTATGAAAAATATCTTCAAAAATACATACGAAGCATCAAAAGAATGTGGTTGTGAAGGCAATCTTGTTGTTGGTGCAAATGTTGCCGGTTTCTTAAAAGTTTATGAAGCAATGAAATGGCAAGGCGTTGCATACTAA
- a CDS encoding DegV family protein: MDKIKIITDTSSDIDIKEAIENDIVLIPFSIVIDSKVYKEQYDLSKEEYWEVLNKCDEIPTTSQVSPQEFLDSYIENYNKGFNKFIVVTINGTASGTFNSANLAAGMFNEQYPNKAEFKFIDSKCYTALYGVPVLMGAKLIKEGKSFEEVSAFLENRIHRMKAYAYMTTLKFAKKSGRISILSAVVGDALGLKPIMKIYDRKVEVMAKTRGEKAAISKVVELVKEDAFNVQDEDIILVHGSNSEETLLKIEEEIKNVLNPKSVKRIKLGCCITTNTGPETIGVIYYGK, encoded by the coding sequence ATGGATAAAATTAAAATTATTACAGATACTTCATCGGATATTGATATTAAAGAGGCAATAGAAAATGATATCGTTCTCATTCCTTTTTCAATCGTGATAGATTCTAAGGTGTATAAAGAGCAATATGATTTATCTAAAGAAGAATATTGGGAAGTTTTAAATAAATGCGACGAAATTCCTACAACATCGCAGGTCAGTCCGCAAGAATTTCTTGATAGTTATATAGAAAACTATAACAAGGGGTTTAATAAGTTTATTGTAGTTACAATAAACGGTACTGCAAGTGGTACGTTTAACAGTGCCAACCTTGCCGCTGGTATGTTTAATGAGCAATATCCGAATAAAGCAGAGTTTAAATTCATAGATTCAAAATGTTATACAGCACTGTACGGAGTGCCTGTTCTAATGGGTGCAAAACTTATAAAAGAAGGAAAAAGTTTTGAAGAAGTTTCTGCATTCTTGGAAAACAGAATTCACAGAATGAAAGCATATGCTTATATGACCACTCTGAAATTTGCAAAAAAAAGCGGAAGAATATCTATTCTTTCTGCTGTTGTGGGAGATGCATTGGGATTAAAGCCTATAATGAAGATATATGACCGTAAGGTTGAGGTTATGGCTAAAACCAGAGGTGAGAAAGCAGCAATATCCAAAGTTGTTGAACTTGTTAAGGAAGATGCCTTTAATGTTCAGGACGAAGATATAATTTTAGTTCACGGCTCAAACAGTGAAGAAACTTTATTAAAAATTGAAGAAGAAATTAAGAATGTTCTGAATCCGAAAAGTGTTAAAAGAATTAAACTTGGCTGTTGTATTACTACTAATACAGGTCCTGAAACCATAGGAGTTATATATTACGGAAAATAA
- a CDS encoding HU family DNA-binding protein, whose translation MNKTELINAIVEEAKISKKDATAALDATINAITEALKKGDKVQLVGFGSYEVRKRAARKGRNPQTKKEITIPATKIPVFKAGKALKDAVK comes from the coding sequence ATGAACAAAACTGAATTAATCAACGCTATCGTTGAAGAAGCAAAAATCTCTAAGAAAGATGCTACAGCTGCATTAGATGCTACTATCAATGCTATTACTGAAGCTCTTAAAAAAGGCGATAAAGTTCAGTTAGTAGGCTTTGGCTCTTACGAAGTTAGAAAAAGAGCAGCAAGAAAAGGCAGAAATCCTCAGACTAAGAAGGAAATCACTATTCCTGCTACAAAGATTCCTGTATTCAAAGCTGGTAAAGCTTTAAAAGACGCTGTTAAATAA
- a CDS encoding polysaccharide biosynthesis protein — translation MEKIKKQASNFVVGAFVIAVAHILAKFIGALYKIPLDTYILGPKGMGVYSQAYIIYSWLFVVSTAGLPVAISKMVSEAIANDDFTEGERIFKISRKLLLVVGIIAFLILFFGAGLLSKINSSGTSKIALMFMAPSLFFVCLSSSYRGYYQGRENMMPTAVSEVIEAFCKLVFGLLFAYYAIKIYKVYYIGAAGAILGVTVGTFFSMIFLMIYHSKKREKNLVYTPYDAKKSKEILAKLIKLAIPITLGVSVFTLTSVIDAATVLRQLEGIGFMEAKRDELFGYLNRAITLFNFPPTIISAIAISIVPAIASNIALKDNKKAILNVKTALKVTILIAMPCAVGLSALASPILELVYSDPNHSFLLNVMGISVLFVTVVQVSNAILQAYNRPWVPVVNMLIGGIVKIGVNYVLVSRPEININGAPIGTLLCYITVMSLNLYQIKKITGLKFGIKDFIIKPLSLGIVTAAVAIYSYSFISSLCGNFISTLGAISIAAIIYVIFFLLIKALNRYDLSMLPKGDKITKVLERFKLI, via the coding sequence TTGGAAAAAATAAAGAAACAGGCTTCAAATTTTGTTGTTGGTGCATTTGTTATAGCAGTAGCACATATATTGGCTAAGTTTATAGGTGCGCTTTATAAAATTCCTCTTGACACATATATTTTAGGGCCAAAAGGGATGGGCGTTTATTCTCAGGCTTATATTATTTACAGTTGGCTTTTCGTTGTATCTACTGCAGGGCTTCCTGTTGCTATTTCCAAAATGGTATCGGAAGCAATAGCAAACGACGATTTTACTGAGGGAGAAAGGATATTTAAAATATCGCGTAAACTTCTTTTAGTTGTCGGAATTATTGCCTTTTTAATTCTGTTTTTCGGAGCGGGGCTGTTATCTAAAATAAACAGTTCGGGCACAAGCAAAATAGCGCTTATGTTTATGGCTCCAAGTTTGTTCTTCGTGTGCCTCTCAAGTAGTTACAGAGGGTATTATCAGGGCAGAGAAAATATGATGCCCACTGCAGTTTCAGAAGTTATAGAAGCCTTTTGCAAACTGGTCTTCGGACTTCTCTTTGCTTATTATGCTATTAAAATATACAAGGTTTATTATATAGGTGCTGCAGGTGCAATTTTAGGTGTTACAGTAGGAACTTTTTTCAGTATGATTTTTCTTATGATTTATCATAGCAAAAAAAGAGAAAAGAATTTAGTTTATACACCTTACGACGCTAAGAAAAGCAAAGAAATTTTAGCTAAACTTATAAAACTTGCAATTCCTATTACTCTGGGAGTTTCTGTTTTTACTTTAACATCGGTTATTGATGCTGCCACAGTATTAAGGCAACTTGAGGGAATCGGCTTTATGGAAGCGAAAAGGGATGAACTTTTCGGATATTTAAACAGGGCTATCACTTTGTTTAACTTTCCGCCTACAATAATTTCTGCTATTGCAATTTCTATTGTCCCTGCCATTGCTTCTAATATTGCCCTAAAAGATAACAAAAAAGCCATTTTAAATGTTAAAACTGCTCTTAAAGTAACAATTCTTATTGCTATGCCTTGTGCAGTTGGTTTAAGTGCTTTAGCAAGTCCTATTCTTGAACTTGTATACAGTGATCCGAACCATTCATTTTTACTTAATGTTATGGGTATATCTGTTTTGTTTGTTACTGTTGTGCAGGTGTCCAATGCTATACTTCAGGCGTATAATCGTCCATGGGTTCCTGTTGTTAATATGTTGATTGGCGGAATAGTTAAAATAGGCGTAAATTATGTTTTAGTATCCCGTCCCGAAATTAACATAAACGGTGCGCCTATTGGTACTCTTTTATGTTATATAACTGTTATGTCCCTTAATCTTTATCAGATAAAGAAGATAACAGGGCTTAAATTCGGAATAAAAGATTTTATAATTAAACCTTTATCTTTAGGTATTGTAACGGCAGCGGTTGCCATTTATTCATATTCTTTTATTTCCTCCTTGTGTGGAAATTTTATATCAACCCTGGGTGCAATAAGTATTGCTGCAATTATTTATGTAATATTCTTTCTTCTTATTAAAGCACTTAATAGATATGATTTGTCTATGCTTCCTAAAGGGGATAAGATAACAAAGGTGCTTGAAAGGTTTAAACTGATATAA
- a CDS encoding DUF4180 domain-containing protein, giving the protein MQFEKIEKNNVVCAVLNSEKKVFEDTQSALDILMSAKYDIGTKNIVIDKRLIVEDFFILSTGLAGEILQKYINYGGRIAIYGDYSRYTSKPLKDFIYESNKGNDIFFVSTKENAIDMLTQ; this is encoded by the coding sequence ATGCAATTTGAGAAAATCGAAAAAAATAATGTAGTATGTGCGGTGTTGAATAGTGAGAAAAAGGTTTTTGAAGATACACAATCAGCACTTGACATACTTATGAGTGCAAAATATGATATAGGAACCAAGAACATTGTTATTGATAAAAGGTTAATTGTAGAAGATTTCTTTATACTTAGCACAGGTCTTGCAGGGGAGATTTTACAAAAATATATCAATTATGGTGGTCGCATAGCAATTTATGGTGATTACTCCCGCTACACAAGCAAACCGCTTAAAGATTTTATATATGAGAGTAATAAAGGGAATGATATATTTTTTGTTTCTACAAAGGAAAATGCAATTGATATGTTGACACAATAA
- a CDS encoding IS1 family transposase → MHLSKLMEKYPKIDKRLKELKRELKSLSKEDLAWVLKGFLPPEKKEKPTRALTDYEIFINKYGLKPACPHCESRLYQPHGLDDYGKPRYKCRNCGKTYTIMTDTFADKSTFPLPVQIAVINYTLMGLSLSACRRNLEVDYGWHTSEGTILLYRHKFLKALLEHYGMPKLSGVVQVDETYFRENQKGVMELVNVAPTAVKERKPRLENTHIPSELGIFGPEFACVVTGIDSNGYVAAVLSGLGKSSSQILEDYFSDYLGDITFLCSDDYDAYTRYCDNNAIPHYIQPSDMKKIVRKEQKDWAEKHNGRELAEETILKKYYQTQGLDRVENYGRLSFTEFERLKDEKHLSLNNIDSFHIQLKRHINKNLTGVATVYLPLYLALYVFKHNWSISHNKQHPTSRHDAENILTDLLQGKGTAYRSEDIKGGNILDYVKPTTHYINNLQELTEEMRRKSNIMGFTFDENDRLLTFNKRKYFRNCGITKLKQICKEYHIKGYTAIDSKERLAKLICELPQVNDIFLGLVAADHLHSQFMEDIQLMIQQAEELD, encoded by the coding sequence ATGCACTTGAGCAAATTAATGGAAAAATATCCTAAAATAGATAAAAGGCTAAAAGAATTAAAAAGAGAATTAAAATCCTTATCAAAAGAAGACTTGGCTTGGGTGTTAAAGGGATTTTTACCACCCGAGAAAAAGGAAAAACCAACCCGAGCATTAACAGATTATGAAATCTTTATAAATAAGTATGGCTTAAAACCTGCCTGCCCTCACTGTGAAAGTCGATTATATCAGCCACACGGATTGGACGATTATGGAAAACCCCGATATAAGTGCAGAAACTGCGGGAAAACTTATACCATAATGACAGATACATTTGCAGATAAATCTACATTCCCCCTACCTGTGCAGATTGCAGTAATTAACTATACTTTAATGGGGTTATCCTTATCCGCTTGTCGGCGTAATTTAGAGGTTGACTACGGGTGGCATACCTCAGAAGGCACAATCTTGCTATACAGACATAAGTTCTTAAAAGCCCTTTTAGAACACTACGGAATGCCGAAATTATCGGGTGTAGTTCAAGTTGACGAAACATATTTCAGGGAAAATCAAAAGGGTGTAATGGAATTAGTCAATGTTGCACCAACCGCAGTAAAAGAGAGAAAACCCCGACTTGAAAATACACATATCCCTTCCGAACTTGGGATTTTCGGACCAGAGTTTGCCTGTGTAGTTACGGGAATTGACAGTAATGGCTATGTTGCCGCAGTTTTATCAGGATTAGGGAAAAGTAGTTCTCAAATCCTTGAAGATTATTTTAGTGATTATTTAGGGGATATAACCTTCCTTTGTAGTGACGATTATGACGCCTACACTCGGTATTGTGATAATAATGCAATTCCCCACTACATACAACCTTCTGATATGAAGAAAATAGTTAGAAAAGAGCAAAAGGATTGGGCAGAAAAACATAATGGCAGAGAATTGGCAGAAGAAACAATCCTTAAAAAATATTATCAAACACAAGGGCTTGACAGAGTGGAAAACTACGGAAGATTAAGTTTTACAGAGTTTGAGAGATTAAAAGACGAAAAACACTTGTCATTGAATAATATTGATAGTTTTCACATTCAATTAAAGAGACATATCAACAAAAACTTGACTGGTGTTGCTACTGTGTATTTGCCCTTATACCTTGCACTATATGTATTCAAGCATAATTGGAGTATCAGCCACAATAAACAACACCCCACTTCCCGACATGACGCTGAAAACATATTGACTGACTTGCTACAAGGCAAAGGGACAGCATACCGAAGTGAGGATATAAAGGGTGGGAATATTCTTGATTATGTAAAGCCAACCACCCATTATATAAACAATCTGCAAGAACTGACAGAAGAAATGAGAAGAAAATCAAATATTATGGGCTTTACTTTTGACGAAAATGACAGGCTTTTGACATTTAACAAGAGAAAATATTTCAGGAATTGCGGAATAACAAAGTTAAAGCAGATATGCAAGGAATACCATATAAAAGGATATACTGCCATTGACAGTAAAGAGAGATTAGCAAAATTAATCTGTGAATTACCACAAGTTAATGACATTTTTCTTGGACTTGTTGCCGCAGACCACTTGCACTCTCAATTTATGGAAGATATACAACTAATGATACAACAAGCAGAAGAACTTGACTAG
- a CDS encoding rod shape-determining protein: protein MFNFRQNIGIDLGTATVIIYVKGQGIVLREPSVAAIDKVTGKVHAVGNDAQKMIGRTPGNIVAIRPLRDGVISDYDTTEKMLKTFLSRVNFSKFFKPNIVICVPSGVTEVEERAVLDVALQAGAKRAYVIEEPIAAAIGAGIDISEPNGNMIVDIGGGTTDIAVISLGGVVCSSSIKIAGDTFDDAIIKYIRKKYNILIGERTAEEIKTKIGCVFPLNETLTTSIKGRNLITGLPNTLELTSDEIIDALSEAANSIADAIHNVLERTPPELVGDIATNHIVLTGGGALMQGFDKLIEKRTGIPAKIADDPTTCVAIGTGVSLESMNIIQSAGCSVAERKNYENLN, encoded by the coding sequence ATGTTTAATTTCAGGCAGAATATAGGTATAGATTTAGGTACTGCAACCGTTATAATTTATGTTAAAGGGCAAGGAATTGTTTTAAGAGAACCGTCCGTTGCCGCTATTGACAAAGTTACAGGTAAAGTTCATGCCGTAGGAAACGATGCTCAGAAGATGATAGGAAGAACTCCTGGCAACATTGTTGCTATAAGACCTTTAAGAGACGGTGTTATATCTGACTATGATACAACAGAAAAAATGCTTAAAACATTTTTATCAAGAGTAAATTTCTCTAAATTCTTCAAACCGAATATAGTAATCTGCGTTCCATCCGGTGTTACCGAAGTTGAAGAACGTGCTGTTTTAGACGTTGCTCTTCAGGCAGGTGCTAAACGCGCTTATGTTATAGAAGAGCCTATTGCTGCTGCTATCGGTGCAGGAATAGACATTTCAGAGCCTAACGGAAATATGATTGTTGATATCGGTGGTGGTACAACTGATATTGCAGTTATATCTTTAGGCGGCGTTGTTTGCTCAAGTTCTATTAAAATCGCCGGAGATACATTTGATGATGCGATTATTAAATATATAAGAAAGAAATATAACATTCTTATCGGCGAAAGAACAGCCGAAGAAATAAAAACAAAAATCGGTTGTGTATTTCCTCTTAATGAAACGCTCACAACCTCTATAAAGGGCAGAAACCTTATCACAGGTCTTCCTAACACATTGGAACTTACATCTGATGAAATCATTGATGCACTAAGCGAAGCGGCAAACTCTATTGCAGATGCAATTCATAATGTTTTGGAAAGAACTCCTCCTGAACTTGTCGGAGATATTGCTACTAATCACATTGTTTTAACCGGTGGCGGTGCTCTGATGCAGGGGTTTGATAAACTTATCGAAAAAAGAACGGGTATTCCTGCCAAAATTGCTGACGACCCTACTACCTGTGTTGCTATCGGAACAGGTGTGTCTTTAGAAAGTATGAATATTATCCAGTCTGCAGGATGCAGTGTTGCAGAAAGAAAAAATTATGAAAATTTAAATTAG
- the mnmG gene encoding tRNA uridine-5-carboxymethylaminomethyl(34) synthesis enzyme MnmG, which yields MSYIADTCDVVVIGGGHAGCEAALAAARLNAKTYLFSISLDMIANMPCNPNIGGTAKGHLVREIDALGGEMGKNADKAFIQSRMLNKSKGPAVHSLRVQADRRKYQNEMKLTLEKQENLFIRQGEIVKINLSADNKVESVETESGAVFYTKAVIIATGTFLKGKIIIGDYEKESGPDGMFPANSLSSCLCDMGIEILRFKTGTPARVLKRSVDFSKMEVQTGDDIIVPLSFENDYIGENKDDCYLTYTNEKTHKIILENLHRSPLYSGKIEGTGPRYCPSIEDKIVRFKDKERHQVFIEPMGMDTEEMYVQGMSSSLPEDVQVKMYRSIKGLENVIITRSAYAIEYDCINPLQLYPTLEFKNIEGLYGAGQFNGTSGYEEAAAQGLIAGINAVRKIDGKESIVIGRDQGYIGTLIDDLVTKGTNEPYRMMTARSEYRLLLRQDNADLRLTPLGYEIGLISEERYNSFLDKKKKTEEEIERIKSVTVSPSKEVNKFLEENNSSLITTGIKLSELLKRPELDYEKLSEIDLNRPSLKRDIWEEAQIQIKYDGYIKKQIAQAEQVAKMEKKLLPKDINYDEIVGLRLEARQKLNLIKPQSIGQASRISGVSPADISVLIIYLERNK from the coding sequence ATGAGTTATATTGCAGATACATGTGATGTTGTTGTTATAGGCGGCGGCCATGCAGGGTGCGAAGCAGCACTTGCTGCAGCAAGGCTTAACGCAAAAACATATTTATTTTCCATAAGCCTTGATATGATTGCCAATATGCCTTGTAACCCTAACATAGGCGGAACTGCCAAAGGCCATCTTGTTCGTGAAATTGATGCTCTTGGCGGAGAAATGGGTAAAAACGCCGACAAGGCTTTTATCCAGTCAAGAATGCTTAATAAAAGTAAAGGCCCTGCTGTTCACTCTCTTAGAGTACAGGCTGACAGAAGAAAATATCAGAATGAAATGAAATTAACTTTGGAAAAGCAGGAGAACCTTTTTATAAGACAGGGAGAAATAGTAAAAATAAATCTTTCGGCTGATAACAAGGTTGAATCGGTAGAAACTGAGTCTGGTGCTGTTTTTTATACAAAGGCAGTTATTATCGCTACCGGTACATTTTTAAAAGGCAAAATTATTATTGGCGATTATGAAAAAGAAAGCGGACCTGACGGAATGTTTCCTGCAAATTCCTTATCCTCCTGTCTTTGTGATATGGGCATTGAAATTTTAAGATTTAAAACAGGTACACCTGCCAGAGTTTTAAAAAGAAGTGTTGACTTTTCTAAAATGGAAGTTCAGACAGGCGATGACATTATAGTTCCCCTCTCTTTTGAAAACGATTATATAGGCGAAAATAAAGACGATTGTTACCTTACATATACAAACGAAAAAACTCACAAAATAATACTCGAAAATCTTCATCGTTCCCCTTTATACAGTGGGAAAATTGAAGGGACAGGCCCAAGATACTGCCCGTCAATAGAAGATAAAATTGTAAGATTTAAAGATAAAGAAAGACATCAGGTGTTTATTGAGCCTATGGGAATGGATACTGAAGAAATGTATGTTCAGGGGATGTCATCATCTCTTCCTGAAGATGTGCAGGTGAAAATGTACCGTTCTATCAAGGGGCTTGAAAATGTTATTATTACAAGAAGCGCTTATGCGATAGAGTATGACTGTATTAACCCTCTTCAGTTATATCCCACACTGGAATTTAAAAATATAGAAGGTTTATACGGAGCAGGTCAGTTTAACGGTACTTCAGGGTATGAAGAAGCAGCGGCACAAGGGCTTATTGCAGGGATAAACGCTGTAAGAAAAATAGATGGAAAAGAAAGTATTGTTATAGGAAGAGACCAGGGATATATAGGAACACTCATAGATGACCTTGTTACAAAGGGAACTAACGAGCCATACAGAATGATGACTGCAAGAAGCGAATATAGATTACTACTTAGACAAGACAATGCAGATTTAAGGCTTACTCCGTTAGGCTATGAAATAGGCCTTATATCCGAAGAAAGATATAATAGTTTTCTTGACAAAAAGAAGAAAACAGAAGAAGAAATAGAAAGAATAAAGAGCGTTACAGTTTCTCCTTCAAAAGAGGTTAACAAATTTTTAGAGGAAAATAACAGTTCTTTAATTACAACAGGCATAAAATTAAGCGAACTTTTAAAAAGGCCTGAACTTGACTATGAAAAATTATCCGAAATAGACTTAAATCGTCCATCTCTTAAAAGGGATATATGGGAAGAAGCCCAGATACAGATTAAATATGACGGATATATTAAAAAACAGATTGCTCAGGCAGAGCAAGTGGCAAAAATGGAAAAGAAATTACTTCCAAAAGATATAAACTATGACGAAATAGTCGGTTTAAGATTAGAGGCAAGGCAGAAACTTAATCTTATAAAGCCTCAGTCTATCGGTCAGGCAAGTAGAATCTCAGGGGTATCCCCTGCTGATATATCTGTTCTTATAATTTATCTTGAAAGGAACAAATAA